A window of Negativicutes bacterium genomic DNA:
AAGAAGTTATCTGGCTTCCGGCTCGACCGGCCGCTGCGGCGCCGGTGTGCGTCAGCAATGGGGTACCGAGATGAACTGCCGTCTATCCACCGGTTCCTGCCGCGATCTGGAAAATATGAATGAAGAACTGGAATATGACGGAGATATCGAATTTCATCAGGGCGGCTATCTGCTGGTTGCTTACACGGAGCATCAGGTAGAGCAGTTCCGGCAAAATGTCAAGCTGCAAAACAGTCTGGGTATCGCCTCTCAGTTTCTTACTCCCCGGGAAGCCAAACAGATTGTACCCCATCTGAACATTGAACCGCTGATGGCGGCGACCTTCTATCAAAAAGACGGTCATTGCAATCCTTTTCATGTCACGCAGGCCTTCGCGGATGCCGCCCGCCGTTTGGGTGTGGAAATCAATACTTTTACCACCGTAACCGGCATAAAAACGGAAAACGGAGCGGTCAAAGGTGTTACTACCGATCAGGGTGAAATTTCTACCAATATCGTGGTGGACGCCGCCGGCGGTTATGCCGACGAGATTGCGGAAATGGCCGGAGTGAAGATCCCCAGCTATTCCGAACGGCATCAAATTTTGGTTACGGAGCCGGTGGAAGCTTTCCAGAGCTGTATGGTGATGAGTTTCCATCATAACACTTATTGCCAGCAGTCTCCGCAGGGGTCTTTCATCATGGGTTTGGGTGATTTTAACGAGCCGCACAGTCACGATATCATGAGCAGCTGGGAATTTTTGAAAAACATGTCCGATAAGATCACCGCCATGCTGCCGCCGCTGCGCTACCTGCGGGTGGTGCGGCAATGGGCCGGACTCTATCATCTGACTCCCGATCGTACGCCGATCTTAGGCAGCACCAGTCAATTAAAGGGTTTTGAAATGGCGCTCGGGTTTTCCGGCCACGGCTTTATGATCGCCCCGATGACCGGCCGTCTGATGGCGGCTCATATTCTGGGACTTGACCATCCGGACCTGGATATTTTAAATACGCTGAATATTGATCGTTTTGCCAAAGGGAATTTATTCGTGGAACCTTCTGTGGTATAAAACAAAAAAATAGCAGTTTCACCGTTTGGAGTGAGACTGCTATTTTGATTTGCGGCTGCCGAACCGGCAATTCCGATCCTTAAGCTGCCGCATGTTTGTTCAGGAATTTTTTCGCTTTGGCGGCGACTTTTTTGCGGCTGTTTTCCTGATTGGCTTGGACAAACAGCAGAATTTCCTTTTGCATGGCAGAGTTTTGATAAATGGTCTCAAAACAATCCAGGATTTGTTCTTTGGCCAGATTGGTA
This region includes:
- a CDS encoding FAD-binding oxidoreductase; the encoded protein is MKNKAEVVIIGGGVNGCAIAYHLAKNGCKDVVVLERSYLASGSTGRCGAGVRQQWGTEMNCRLSTGSCRDLENMNEELEYDGDIEFHQGGYLLVAYTEHQVEQFRQNVKLQNSLGIASQFLTPREAKQIVPHLNIEPLMAATFYQKDGHCNPFHVTQAFADAARRLGVEINTFTTVTGIKTENGAVKGVTTDQGEISTNIVVDAAGGYADEIAEMAGVKIPSYSERHQILVTEPVEAFQSCMVMSFHHNTYCQQSPQGSFIMGLGDFNEPHSHDIMSSWEFLKNMSDKITAMLPPLRYLRVVRQWAGLYHLTPDRTPILGSTSQLKGFEMALGFSGHGFMIAPMTGRLMAAHILGLDHPDLDILNTLNIDRFAKGNLFVEPSVV